TCGCCGATCAGGTGGCGCCGGGGTCGAAGGTGCTGGTGATCGGTGGCGAAGGACTGCGGGTCGCGCTGCGGGAGCGCGGGCTGGTGCCGGTGGAGTCGGCCGACGAGGAGGACCTGGCGGCGGTCGTGCAGGGGTACGGGGGCCCGGACCTGGCGTGGGGCCGGTTCGCGGAGGCTTCGTACGCCATCAACCGGGGGGTGCCCTGGTACGCGTCGAACACGGACCTGACGATCCCGGGGGCGCGCGGGATCGCGCCGGGCAACGGGGCCGCCGTGGAGGTGGTGCGGATCGCCACGGGCGCGGAGCCGCAGGTGGCGGGCAAGCCGCTGCCGCCGATGCACCGGGAGACGGTGCTGCGGACGGGGGCGGAGCGGCCGCTGGTGGTGGGGGACCGCCTGGACACCGACATCGAGGGCGCGTTCAACGGGGAGGTGGACTCGCTGCTGGTGCTCACCGGGGTGACGGACGCGGCGCAGCTGCTGCGGGCCGAGCCCAAGCACCGGCCGACGTACGTGGACCGGGACCTGCGCGGGCTGTTGACCGGGCAGCCGGAGGTCGTGGCGGCCGGCGACGGGTTCCGCTGCGGTGCGTGGACGGCGGTCGCGCTGGACGACGTACTCACTCTGCGGGGCGAGGACGGTGACCCGCTGGACGGGCTCCGGGCGCTGTGCGCGGCGGCCTGGACGGCGGCGGGGGACGGTTCTTCGGCACTGGACGCGCAGAAGGCGCTGGCGCGGCTGGGGTGGTAGACCGTTCCCGGGCCTGACCGCCGGGTTCCCGCTCGTGCAGGATAGGCTAACCTAACTTGCGTGTTGGTCGAGAGTCCCCCCGAAGTGAGCGCCGCGCCCGTCGCCACCCGCGCCCGCCAAGGCGCCCGTGCCGCCGGTCTGTTGGCCGCGCTCGTGGTGCTGGCCGTGGTCGCGGTGGCGAGCATCGCCGTAGGCGCCAAGCAGATGCCCCTCGACCAGGTCTGGCACGGCCTGTTCCACTACGCGGGCACCCCGGGCGATGTGGTGGTGCGCGACCTGAGGGTCCCGCGGACCCTGCTCGGTGTGCTCGTGGGCCTCGGTCTCGGGCTGTCGGGCGCGGTGATGCAGGCGCTGACCCGCAACCCGCTCGCCGAACCCGGCATCCTCGGCGTCAACGCGGGCGCCGCGGCCGCCGTCGTCTCGGCGATCAGCTTCTTCGGCGCCTCCTCGCTCGGCGAGTTCGTGTGGTGGGCCTTCCTCGGAGCGGCCGTCGTCTCGGTCGTGGTGTACGTGCTCGGCGGCAGCCGCAGCGCGACGCCGGTGCGCCTCGCGCTCGCCGGTACGGCGGCCAGCGCCGCCCTGGTCGGCTACATCAACGCCGTGCAGCTGATGGACAGCAAGGCCCTGGACAAGCTCCGCTTCTGGACGGTCGGTTCACTGGCGTCGGCCACCATGGACACCGTCCGGCAAGTCGCCCCCTTCCTGCTGGTCGGGGCGGTGATGGCGCTTACGCTCGGCCGGCCGCTCAACGCCATGGCCATGGGCGACGACACCGCTCGGGCGCTCGGCGCGAACCTGACGCGGACCCGGATCGCCGCGATGGCCGCCATCACCCTGCTGTGCGGGGCGGCGACCGCCGCATGCGGGCCGATCACCTTCATCGGGCTGATGATCCCGCACCTGGTGCGGCTCATCACCGGCCCGGACATGCGCTGGGTCCTCGCCTACTCCGCGGTGCTGTCCCCCGCACTGCTGCTGGGCGCCGACGTCATCGGACGGGTCGTCACCCGCCCCGCCGAGCTGCAGGTCGGCATCGTCACCGCGCTCGTCGGCGGCCCGGTCTTCATCTACCTCGTCCGGCGCAAGAGGATGGCCCAGCTGTGATGCGGACGGGCGACCCGAAGCCGCGCGAGGCCGCGAAGAGCCGGTCGCGGGTGCTGCGCGGACCCGGCAGGTCGGCGCTGCGGCTGGAGCCGCGCGCCCTGGCCGCCGGACTGCTGCTGGCGGCCGTCGCGCTGGTCATGGCGATCGTGCTGATCGGCACCGGCGACTTCGAGATCGCGCCCTGGGACGTGGTGCGGACCCTGCTGGGGGAGGGCAGCCCCGCAGACGACTTCATCGTCAACGACCTGCGGCTGCCGCGGGTTCTCGTCGCGGTGCTCGTCGGGGCGGCGCTCGGGACGGCCGGCGCCGTCTTCCAGTCCGTGTCCCGCAACCCGCTGGGTTCCCCGGACCTGCTGGGCTTCAGCTACGGGTCGGCGGTCGGCGCGCTCGCCGTCATCACCCTCTTCCAGGGCGGCTCCGCCGCGGTGGCGGCGGGGGCGGTGGCCGGCGGCCTGCTGACGGGCGCGGCCGTGTACCTGGTCGCCTACAAGCAGGGCGTCCACGGCTACCGGCTCGTGCTCGTCGGCATCGGGGCCAGCGCCATGCTCCTCGCCCTCATCCAGTACCTGCTGACCAAGGCGAAGCTCGTCGACGCCACCCGGGCGATGGTGTGGCTGACCGGCTCGCTGGCCGGCCGGGACTGGTCGCAGGTGTGGCCGCTGCTGGCGACCTGCGCGGTGGTGTTCCCGCTCGTCCTCGGGCAGGGCAGGGCGCTGCGGATGATGGAGATGGGCGACGACGCCGCGTACGCCCTCGGCGTCAGGGTCGAACGGACCCGCATGCTGCTGATGGCGGCGGCGATCGTCTTGACCACGGCGGCCTCCGCCGCGGCCGGCCCGATCAGCTTCGTCGCGCTGGCGGCGCCCCAACTGGCCCGGCGCCTGACCCGCTCCAGCGGGCCGAACCTGCTCGCCGGAGCGCTGATGGGCTCCGTGCTGCTGCTGGTGTCGGACTGGGCCTCGCAGCGGGCCTTCGGGGCGGACCAGCTGCCGGTGGGTGTGGTGACCGGTCTGGTCGGCGGGGTGTACCTGCTCTGGCTGCTCGTCAGCGAACGCAGAGCAGGACGTATATGAGCGACTCGAGGAGTGGGCAAGTGCAGCAGCGGCTGACCGCGCGGAACGTGACGCTCGGCTACGACCAGCGGGTCATCGCCGAGGACCTCTCGGTGGAGATCCCCGACAACTCCTTCACGGTGATCGTCGGACCCAACGCCTGCGGCAAGTCCACGCTGCTGCGCGCCCTGTCGCGGATGCTGAAACCGTCGGCCGGGCAGGTCCTGCTGGACGGCCAGGCCATCGCCTCGATGCCGGCGAAGAAGGTGGCCAAGACGCTGGGGCTGCTCCCGCAGTCCTCGATCGCGCCCGACGGGATCACCGTCGCCGACCTCGTCTCGCGCGGCCGCTACCCGCACCAGGGGCTGCTGCGGCAGTGGTCGCAGCAGGACGAGCAGGTCGTCGCCGAGTCGATGGCCGCGACCGGTGTCGCGGAGCTGGCCGGCCGGGCGGTGGACGAGCTGTCGGGCGGGCAGCGGCAGCGCGTGTGGATCGCGATGGCACTGGCCCAGCAGACCCCCCTGCTGTTGCTGGACGAGCCGACCACCTACCTGGACATCCAGCACCAGCTGGACGTCCTGGACCTGTGCGCCGAACTGCACGAGAACCAGGGGCGGACCCTGGTCGCGGTGCTGCACGACCTCAATCACGCCGCCCGCTACGCCACGCACCTGATCGCGCTGCGCGGAGGGGTCGTCGTGGCCGAGGGACCGCCCGCCGAGGTGGTCACCGCCGCGCTGGTGGAGGAGGTGTTCGGGCTGCGCTGCCAGATCATCGAAGACCCGCAGACCGGTACGCCGCTGGTGATCCCGGCGGCCCGGAAGGCCCGGGCGCGACTGGCAGCCTGAACCCGGCTCCCGGACCCCGGACCCGGCTCCGGGCCCCTGAACCGTGCTCCGGGCCTGCCCCTGAACCCTGCTCCGGGACTCAGAGCAGGCGCTTGAGGCGGATCAGGTCGCGGAAACCGGCCTCCAGCCTGACCCGGCCCGAGGCCCAGGCCCGGGCGAACCGCAGCTCGCCCGCGACCAGCGCGACCAGGTCGTCGCCCGTCATCGCGAGCCGGATCTCCGCCTTGGTGGCGGGCGGCCCGGGAGTGAGGGCGTCGACCCGGATCCGGCCCCCGTCGAGGCGACCGGTGAAGGTCTGGTCCAGGTCGGTGATGTGGCAGCTGAGGGAGCGGTCGAGCGCGACCGCGCCGCGCACGTCGCCCTCGGCGCCGGCCAGGTTGTCTGAGAGTCGGTCGAGTGCCTCGCGGCACTCCTCGGTGGTAGCCATCGTGACCACGACGCTACCGCAGAGCCGTACGTGGTCGCGGCGCGCTTCGCGGTAGCGTCGGAGCATGACCGACCAAGCACCGGAAGCCGCCGCGGAGGCACCCGAGGCCCCCGCCGAGCCCGCCGGTCCCGCGCCGCTGGGCGTCGTACGCACCCCCACCGGCCACTCGGGGGTGGACGGTCTGCTGGAGCGGCTGGCGGCCGTCGACCACCTCACGGCCGACGGACACGCCGGGGTGTACGAGGATGTGCACAGGGGGTTGCGCGACGCGCTGACCGCGCTGGACGCACCGCCCGTCCCCGGACCGTACGAAAACAGGAGCTGAACCGAACGTGGCAGGAGTGGCACGCCGCCGCCTGGACGCCGAACTGGTACGCCGCAGCATGGCCCGCTCGCGGGAGCACGCGGCCCAGCTGATCGCCGCGGGCCGGGTGACCGTGGGCGGCACCACCGCCACCAAGGCGGCCACCCAGGTCGAGACCAGCGCGGCCCTCGTCGTCCTCAAGGACGACAGCGACCCCGACTACGTCTCGCGGGGCGGCCACAAACTGGCCGGCGCCCTCGCGGCCTTCCAGCCGCGGGGCCTGGTGGTCGAGGGCCGCCGGGCGCTGGACGCCGGCGCCTCGACCGGCGGTTTCACCGACGTGCTGCTGCGCGCCGGAGTCGCCCACGTCATGGCGGTGGACGTCGGCTACGGGCAGCTCGCCTGGTCCCTGCAGAGCGACGACCGGGTCACCGTCAAGGACCGCACCAACGTCCGCGAGCTGACCGTCGAGCTGCTCGACGGGGTTCCGGTGGACCTGGTCGTCGGGGACCTGTCCTTCATCTCCATCGGCCTGGTGCTGCCCGCGCTCGTACGCTGCTGCGCGCCCGGCGCGGACCTGGTGCTGATGGTCAAGCCGCAGTTCGAGGTCGGCAAGGACCGGCTCGGCAGCGGCGGAGTGGTGCGCAGCCCCGAGCTGCGCGCGGAGGCCGTACGGGACGTCGCGGCGCAGGCCTGGAAGCTGGGGCTGGGGGTGCTCGGGGTGACCGCGAGCCCGCTGCCCGGGCCGTCGGGCAACGTCGAGTACTTTCTGTGGCTGCGGGCGGGCGCACCGGCACTCGACCCGGGGGATGTCGATCGTGCAGTGGCGGAGGGGCCGCAGTGACCGATGCAGCGGGAACATCAGGAGCGGGAACGTCAGGAGCGGACGGGGCGGAGGTCGCGGGTTCGACGGCGGGACGGACCGTTTTCCTCGTCGCGCACACCGGGCGGCCGGCGGCCATCCGCAGCGCCGAACTCG
This Streptomyces sp. NBC_00539 DNA region includes the following protein-coding sequences:
- a CDS encoding HAD-IIA family hydrolase, with the translated sequence MTRQSRTSPAGSERSLHQAYDTALLDLDGVVYAGGRAIAHAVESLGTARAQGMHLAYVTNNALRTPDAVAEHLCELGIPTEAGEVITSAQAVARLIADQVAPGSKVLVIGGEGLRVALRERGLVPVESADEEDLAAVVQGYGGPDLAWGRFAEASYAINRGVPWYASNTDLTIPGARGIAPGNGAAVEVVRIATGAEPQVAGKPLPPMHRETVLRTGAERPLVVGDRLDTDIEGAFNGEVDSLLVLTGVTDAAQLLRAEPKHRPTYVDRDLRGLLTGQPEVVAAGDGFRCGAWTAVALDDVLTLRGEDGDPLDGLRALCAAAWTAAGDGSSALDAQKALARLGW
- a CDS encoding FecCD family ABC transporter permease — protein: MLVESPPEVSAAPVATRARQGARAAGLLAALVVLAVVAVASIAVGAKQMPLDQVWHGLFHYAGTPGDVVVRDLRVPRTLLGVLVGLGLGLSGAVMQALTRNPLAEPGILGVNAGAAAAVVSAISFFGASSLGEFVWWAFLGAAVVSVVVYVLGGSRSATPVRLALAGTAASAALVGYINAVQLMDSKALDKLRFWTVGSLASATMDTVRQVAPFLLVGAVMALTLGRPLNAMAMGDDTARALGANLTRTRIAAMAAITLLCGAATAACGPITFIGLMIPHLVRLITGPDMRWVLAYSAVLSPALLLGADVIGRVVTRPAELQVGIVTALVGGPVFIYLVRRKRMAQL
- a CDS encoding FecCD family ABC transporter permease produces the protein MRTGDPKPREAAKSRSRVLRGPGRSALRLEPRALAAGLLLAAVALVMAIVLIGTGDFEIAPWDVVRTLLGEGSPADDFIVNDLRLPRVLVAVLVGAALGTAGAVFQSVSRNPLGSPDLLGFSYGSAVGALAVITLFQGGSAAVAAGAVAGGLLTGAAVYLVAYKQGVHGYRLVLVGIGASAMLLALIQYLLTKAKLVDATRAMVWLTGSLAGRDWSQVWPLLATCAVVFPLVLGQGRALRMMEMGDDAAYALGVRVERTRMLLMAAAIVLTTAASAAAGPISFVALAAPQLARRLTRSSGPNLLAGALMGSVLLLVSDWASQRAFGADQLPVGVVTGLVGGVYLLWLLVSERRAGRI
- a CDS encoding ABC transporter ATP-binding protein; this translates as MSDSRSGQVQQRLTARNVTLGYDQRVIAEDLSVEIPDNSFTVIVGPNACGKSTLLRALSRMLKPSAGQVLLDGQAIASMPAKKVAKTLGLLPQSSIAPDGITVADLVSRGRYPHQGLLRQWSQQDEQVVAESMAATGVAELAGRAVDELSGGQRQRVWIAMALAQQTPLLLLDEPTTYLDIQHQLDVLDLCAELHENQGRTLVAVLHDLNHAARYATHLIALRGGVVVAEGPPAEVVTAALVEEVFGLRCQIIEDPQTGTPLVIPAARKARARLAA
- a CDS encoding SCP2 sterol-binding domain-containing protein, with amino-acid sequence MATTEECREALDRLSDNLAGAEGDVRGAVALDRSLSCHITDLDQTFTGRLDGGRIRVDALTPGPPATKAEIRLAMTGDDLVALVAGELRFARAWASGRVRLEAGFRDLIRLKRLL
- a CDS encoding TlyA family RNA methyltransferase, producing the protein MAGVARRRLDAELVRRSMARSREHAAQLIAAGRVTVGGTTATKAATQVETSAALVVLKDDSDPDYVSRGGHKLAGALAAFQPRGLVVEGRRALDAGASTGGFTDVLLRAGVAHVMAVDVGYGQLAWSLQSDDRVTVKDRTNVRELTVELLDGVPVDLVVGDLSFISIGLVLPALVRCCAPGADLVLMVKPQFEVGKDRLGSGGVVRSPELRAEAVRDVAAQAWKLGLGVLGVTASPLPGPSGNVEYFLWLRAGAPALDPGDVDRAVAEGPQ